ATAATGATAAGGCATCTTGCTTTATCCTTGATTCTAATTTTAAGACCTCTTCTTTGAAGCACTTTCCTCTTTCTTCAAAGTTAGAAAACATATCATAGCTGCTGCATCCCGGAGAAAGTAAGACGATGTCACCTTCTTCCGCTAAGGTATAAGATAAGTTAACAGCTTGAGAAAGATCTTTAACCAAATGAGTCTCGACGCAATCTCCTAATAAATTTTTTATCTTTTCTTTAGCTTCCCCTAATAAGATTATCTTTCTTACCTTCTTGGCTATTAAATCTCGGAGTAAGATGAAATTTCCTTTCTTATCCCTTCCTCCAGCAATTAAGATAATAGGATCGCTAAAACTTTCTAATGCCCTTATCATCGCATCAATATTAGTGGCTTTTGAATCATTAAGATAAGTAACGCCGCTTATCTTTCTTACTTCTTCTAAACGGTGTTCTAAGCCAGAAAAGCTTGAAATAGTTCTCCTTAGGACATTTCGGTTAACATCTAACAAGACAGAAACACCCACTACTGCTAAAACATTTTCTAAATTATGTCTTCCTTTAATCTTAAGATCTTCTATCCCGCAAATAAATTCTTCATCTCCTTTGATATTAGAAATAATCTTATTATCCCAGACATAAATGCCTTCTTTAACTTTAATCTGAGTGCTAAAATAAATAATCTTAGCCGGTGTCTTTAGATCTAAGTTTTTTATTCTAAAATTATCGGCATTTAATAAAATAAAGTCTCCTTTTTGTTGATTTTTAAAGATATTTATCTTAGCTCTGGTATATTCTTCCATATCAAAATATCTATCTAAATGATCCTCGGTAATATTTAATAAAAGGCTAATCTGGGGTCTAAATTTATCGATATTTTCTAATTGAAAACTACTTATCTCGGTAACTAAAATAGCATCTTGATTAAGTCCTTCCACCGCCTTACAAAGAGGGTAACCAATATTTCCTGCCACCACGGTCTTCCTTCCTTCGTTTTTCATAACCTCTCCAATGAAGGTAGTTACCGTAGTTTTACCATTAGTCCCGGTAACCGAGACTAATCTCTGGCCATTCAAAAAACTAAAGGCTAATTCTATTTCGCTGATTATTGGAATATTTAATCTTTTAGCTTCTTTAATGATAGGAATATCTGGATTTATGCCCGGACTGATAACGATTAAATCATTCCCTAACACTCTCTGACTATGAACCCCTACCTCTATTTCAAAATTCCCACTTAGTCCTTCCAGAGATGACTGCTCATTAATTTCGCTAATAAATACTTTGGCTCCAAGTCGATAAAGAAGATTAGCCGCAGCTATGCCGCTCTTACCTAAACCTAAAACTCCTACTTTTTTATCTCTTACTTTCATACTTTATTACTTTCATAATTTTATAATTTATTACTTTCATAATTTATCTCAATTTCAAGGTGCTTAAACTTAAAAGGACAAAGATGATGGCGATAATCCAAAACCGAATGATAATCTTTGACTCTGCCCAACCCTTTTTTTCAAAATGATGATGAAGAGGAGCAATTAAAAATACTCTCTTCTTCCATAGTCTATATGAAACTATTTGAATTAATACCGAGCAAGCTTCCATAACAAACAAGCCTCCTACTATTAAAAGAAGTAACTCATTCTTAATTAAGATAGCTGCTGTCCCCAAAGCTCCTCCTAAGGCTAATGAACCAGTATCACCCATAAAGATATCCGCCGGATGAGCATTAAACCATAAAAACCCTAAACCTGCTCCAATTAAAGCAGCTAAAAAGACAGTTAGTTCTCCTCCTCCCGGTACATAAATAATCTTTAAATACTCGGCTATTTTTATATTTCCTCCTACATAACAAAAACCAGCA
The bacterium DNA segment above includes these coding regions:
- a CDS encoding UDP-N-acetylmuramoyl-L-alanine--D-glutamate ligase, translated to MKVRDKKVGVLGLGKSGIAAANLLYRLGAKVFISEINEQSSLEGLSGNFEIEVGVHSQRVLGNDLIVISPGINPDIPIIKEAKRLNIPIISEIELAFSFLNGQRLVSVTGTNGKTTVTTFIGEVMKNEGRKTVVAGNIGYPLCKAVEGLNQDAILVTEISSFQLENIDKFRPQISLLLNITEDHLDRYFDMEEYTRAKINIFKNQQKGDFILLNADNFRIKNLDLKTPAKIIYFSTQIKVKEGIYVWDNKIISNIKGDEEFICGIEDLKIKGRHNLENVLAVVGVSVLLDVNRNVLRRTISSFSGLEHRLEEVRKISGVTYLNDSKATNIDAMIRALESFSDPIILIAGGRDKKGNFILLRDLIAKKVRKIILLGEAKEKIKNLLGDCVETHLVKDLSQAVNLSYTLAEEGDIVLLSPGCSSYDMFSNFEERGKCFKEEVLKLESRIKQDALSL